A portion of the Podospora pseudoanserina strain CBS 124.78 chromosome 2, whole genome shotgun sequence genome contains these proteins:
- a CDS encoding hypothetical protein (EggNog:ENOG503P0F8; COG:E) → MKIACLQFAPQVGDVDNNLNRADAVLNKARTGDLDDLDLLVLPELAFTGYNFKSLQHISPCLERRDSGISSLWARTTALKHDCAVVVGYPEKVDVSARWPANPEHYNSALIVNRDGDTVGNYRKLHLFYTDETWALQGRDGFFRGNVEGLGNVALGICTDINPYELETPWEAFEFGFHVMEAHANVVIVSMAWQSQQDPSQYTRRPHEPDLEALVYWVQRLEPLIREDSEEEIIVVFCNRTGAEDDVMYSGTSAVLGIRGGEVYVYGVLGRGVKELLVVDTDQPPLSKLTDASGVEAENPYAEETDVETEPVKRRAQALEIQIPAKKTPKEPPTSHPISSRIEAVSATPKSASSARLPWLAPAEPDAQSPGNPRSPTRLQIPVTPVRPSADEFTLIDSAIAEDIAIPTARSSRTPSPDLKAASRPSRLSIPTTPWKFRDKASPYPWQYRDGSQSALFGGGACMTPITPFEVEEGWLGTPIDAKPPNWYWKHDHSLSAVKEAIQEEEEVSPGSSSKPTQKVGGLEPAKTQQDASKVRDATPIDTEPPNWYWKHEPQLSSLDEILHEEAEGEQTETGESPRPEQAAPSKPTSTTVAEDVWVATPIDNEVPDWYWKHEQTLPSLNETAQEEPEEDESEAKQQETSRPRQVSAEDVWVATPIENEVPDWYWKHKQTLPSLDESEDDPPRNAPQPATITTTTTTPAEEEEEEEEEEEDPIEEEPPDWHWKHEQTLPPLNEEHPSPSHSQDWADLSSVLASFKIHPKSALSNSSAAQDIGAERPSSPKSRNASRSRQIYSSMENYDWEQGQQQARVGGMQVLGGGGGGGSGGGVRRQSSRLRNVVMIGDGVSDVEEEEQAHARGRVGSRYRSVSRGRQPGRVRGAGMEVEGSGSRHGVLLQQNSLRDGISLPRQSCQNLQDKRPEQQQDDSYRQHKPSIDYAALPNWPFPPSPEDIIKPAGTLSNLSVVTVDDDHSPETPKIMGMGVAISPVGEEYEEFEYGYRHGEWDGWEGSKRSLLNEEWEGRRGRRGRV, encoded by the exons ATGAAGATTGCCTGTCTACAGTTTGCGCCTCAGGTCGGGGATgtcgacaacaacctcaaccggGCTGATGCCGTACTGAACAAGGCGCGCACGGGGGATCTTGATGATTTGGACTTGCTTGTACTGCCGGAACTTGCCTTTACAG GTTACAACTTCAAGTCGCTACAACACATCTCTCCCTGTTTGGAACGTCGTGATTCTGGAATCAGCTCTCTCTGGGCTCGAACTACCGCCCTGAAACACGATTGCGCCGTTGTAGTAGGGTATCCGGAGAAGGTGGACGTGAGCGCAAGATGGCCAGCGAACCCAGAGCACTACAACTCAGCGCTTATCGTAAACCGAGATGGCGATACTGTTGGCAACTACCGCAAGCTACACCTATTTTATACCGATGAGACCTGGGCACTCCAAGGGCGGGATGGTTTCTTTCGGGGCAATGTCGAAGGCTTGGGGAACGTTGCTTTGGGTATTTGCACTGACATAAA TCCATACGAGTTGGAAACACCATGGGAAGCTTTCGAATTCGGATTTCACGTCATGGAAGCACACGCAAATGTGGTCATAGTCAGCATGGCCTGGCAATCTCAACAGGATCCCAGCCAATACACCCGTCGGCCTCACGAGCCGGATCTCGAGGCCCTGGTGTACTGGGTTCAGCGTCTTGAGCCTCTGATCCGGGAGGatagtgaggaggagattatCGTCGTCTTTTGCAACCGGACTGGTGCTGAAGACGATGTGATGTACTCGGGAACAAGTGCCGTCTTGGGCATCAGAGGAGGGGAAGTTTACGTGTATGGGGTCCTCGGACGTGGAGTGAAGGAGTTACTTGTGGTCGACACGGACCAGCCTCCACTCAGCAAGTTGACCGATGCCTCAggggtcgaggccgagaaTCCTTACGCCGAGGAAACCGACGTCGAGACTGAGCCCGTCAAGCGCCGTGCGCAGGCCCTCGAGATCCAGATACCGGCCAAGAAGACGCCCAAAGAGCCACCAACATCGCACCCGATCAGCAGTCGCATAGAGGCTGTGTCAGCAACCCCCAAGTCTGCGTCTTCTGCTCGGTTGCCCTGGCTTGCACCAGCTGAGCCTGATGCCCAGAGTCCCGGCAACCCCCGATCACCTACTCGACTGCAGATACCTGTAACACCAGTGCGACCGAGTGCGGATGAATTCACTCTCATCGACAGCGCCATTGCCGAAGACATTGCCATTCCCACAGCAAGATCATCGCGGACTCCAAGCCCGGACCTGAAGGCAGCATCGCGTCCTTCGAGGCTATCAATACCAACGACCCCGTGGAAGTTTCGAGACAAGGCCAGCCCTTACCCATGGCAATACCGAGATGGGTCGCAGTCAGCTctttttggtgggggagctTGCATGACGCCAATAACACCGtttgaagttgaggagggcTGGTTGGGGACACCCATTGATGCTAAACCACCAAACTGGTACTGGAAGCACGATCACTCACTCTCCGCCGTCAAAGAGGCGAtacaagaggaggaagaggtgtcGCCGGGGAGCTCCTCAAAGCCAACCCAGAAGGTGGGAGGGCTTGAACCAGCAAAGACACAGCAAGACGCCTCTAAAGTCCGAGATGCCACACCGATTGACACAGAACCGCCAAATTGGTACTGGAAGCACGAGCCACAGTTGTCTTCTCTTGACGAGATACTCCACGAGGAAGCAGAAGGTGAACAAACCGAGACAGGAGAGAGCCCCAGACCGGAACAAGCCGCACCGTCAAAACCCACTAGTACCACCGTGGCAGAGGATGTCTGGGTAGCCACACCCATCGACAATGAAGTTCCAGATTGGTACTGGAAACACGAGCAAACGCTACCCTCCCTCAACGAAACAGCACAAGAGGAGCCTGAAGAGGACGAGTCAGAagcaaaacaacaagaaacaTCCAGACCACGCCAAGTCTCAGCAGAAGACGTCTGGGTAGCAACCCCAATCGAAAACGAGGTCCCAGACTGGTACTGgaaacacaaacaaacactGCCCTCCCTTGACGAGTCAGAAGACGACCCGCCACGGAATGCCCCCCAAccagccaccatcaccaccaccaccaccaccccagcagaagaagaagaagaagaagaagaagaagaagaaga ccccatagAGGAAGAACCCCCCGATTGGCACTGGAAACACGAACAgaccctccctcccctcaacgAGGAACAcccatccccttcccactcccAAGACTGGGCAGACCTCTCCTCTGTGTTGGCTAGTTTCAAGATACACCCAAAGTCAGCGTTGAGCAACTCCAGTGCTGCGCAGGATATTGGTGCGGAGAGGCCTAGCTCGCCCAAATCGCGGAATGCGAGTCGGTCGAGGCAGATTTATAGCTCGATGGAGAATTATGATTGGGagcaggggcagcagcaggcgagGGTGGGTGGTATGCAGgtccttggtggtggtggtggtggtggtagtggtggtggggtgagGAGGCAATCGTCGCGGTTGAGGAATGTTGTGATGATAGGGGATGGTGTttctgatgttgaggaggaagagcaagcTCACGCCcgagggagggttgggtcCAGATACCGGAGTGTAAGCCGTGGTCGCCAACCTGGGCGGGTGAGGGGGGCAGggatggaggttgaggggtcGGGTTCGAGGCATGGGGTTTTGCTACAGCAGAACAGTCTACGAGATGGCATATCCCTACCGCGACAAAGTTGCCAAAATCTGCAAGACAAGCGGCCAGAACAGCAACAGGACGACAGTTATCGACAGCACAAACCAAGCATAGATTACGCCGCGCTGCCTAACTggccttttcccccttcgCCGGAGGATATCATTAAACCGGCTGGGACTTTGTCGAATCTGTCCGTGGTGACGGTGGACGATGATCACAGTCCGGAGACGCCCAAGAtaatggggatgggggtggcgATTTCgccggtgggggaggagtatgAGGAGTTTGAGTATGGGTATCGTCATGGGGAGTGGGacggttgggaggggagtaAGAGGAGTTTGTTGaatgaggagtgggaggggaggaggggaaggagggggagggtttga
- a CDS encoding hypothetical protein (EggNog:ENOG503P4AI), whose amino-acid sequence MPSTAARLALAALVTVTTSPLAANALLGTPGSPCEKHCSNQQDHTARDEIVCDRGSIGKTAAGIVWENCINCQLRSNYTSGTMSDQAALLYNLRFAMDTCLWHSGDSTPCTGSTACGPLEDAVEFRRNDTSGRTPYGFCDLWEENFIPRCSPCLVGEQRGRGLFLNNYLWILEAACEQKPDPGYTIAIQGEVFGENTVTIVPPETTLVGVPTPDYGPVSLGARVGIAFGGIALLLILAGFFIVCNGKRRRRAFLRELEKRHAQANHRYGGGGGDMFETPVSQRPLRGWENESPVSAATEATERTLPRYISPYTSTYNSPVSGPGGSATVAANWPSLSPQQMHSQRLDQLLQQQSPAHGSPPPAFTQWPSVGQEKMVMQTYTQHEKRQNEIAIGLALGGDEASLRSKPSNGTMNNDRYGYPVEDKGKQRDEVYELKEVESPYNGQGGEGMVHGSNNPYYQMPSPPQAPVLHHPGYGRAHGSRPGSGDKGATGLGLQSVPVS is encoded by the exons ATGCCGTCCACTGCTGCTCGCCTTGCCCTCGCGGCTCTGGTGACAGTAACGACCTCACCGCTGGCCGCCAACGCTCTGCTGGGCACACCTGGATCACCATGCGAGAAGCACTGCAGCAACCAGCAGGACCACACGGCGCGGGATGAGATTGTTTGTGATAGGGGCAGCATAGGGAAGACAGCGGCTGGGATAGTATGGGAGAACTGCATCAATTGCCAGCTGAGGAGCAACTACACATCTGGGACCATGTCGGATCAGGCTGCTTTGCTTT ACAACCTTCGATTTGCCATGGACACCTGCCTATGGCATAGTGGCGACAGCACACCATGCACCGGATC GACAGCATGCGGTCCGCTGGAAGATGCCGTGGAGTTTCGCAGGAATGACACTTCCGGCCGAACCCCATACGGCTTCTGTGACCTATGGGAAGAGAACTTTATTCCTCGATGCTCACCATGCCTAGTTGGTGAACAGCGAGGTCGcggcctcttcctcaacaactaCCTCTGGATCCTCGAGGCTGCTTGCGAACAGAAACCAGATCCAGGATATACCATCGCCATCCAAGGCGAAGTCTTTGGTGAAAACACCGTCACCATCGTTCCACCAGAAACCACCCTCGTCGGCGTCCCAACGCCAGATTATGGCCCTGTCTCCCTCGGCGCTAGGGTGGGCATCGCCTTTGGTGGCATTGCGCTTCTTCTTATTTTGGCCGGCTTCTTCATTGTCTGCAAtggcaagagaagaagacgggcTTTTTTAAGGGAGCTGGAAAAGCGCCACGCGCAAGCAAACCACAGGtatggtggcggaggaggtgacaTGTTTGAGACACCGGTTAGTCAGCGACCACttagggggtgggagaatgAGAGCCCTGTCTCTGCAGCCACCGAGGCGACGGAACGGACACTACCGCGATATATCTCGCCATACACGAGCACCTACAACAGCCCCGTTTCTGGACCAGGAGGGTCGGCGACGGTAGCGGCAAACTGGCCGTCGCTGTCACCACAGCAGATGCACAGCCAACGACTGGATCAGTTATTACAGCAGCAGTCACCTGCGCACGGGTCCCCGCCACCGGCTTTTACACAGTGGCCTTCGGTTGGGCAGGAGAAGATGGTTATGCAGACGTATACGCAGCATGAGAAGCGACAGAATGAGATTGCTATCGGGCTTGCgctgggaggggatgaggcgAGCTTGAGGAGCAAGCCGTCGAATGGGACGATGAATAATGATCGGTATGGGTACCCGGTGGAGGACAAAGGGAAGCAGAGGGATGAGGTGTATGAGTTGAAGGAGGTCGAGAGTCCGTATAATGGGcagggtggggaggggatggtgcaTGGGAGTAATAATCCTTATTATCAGATGCCGAGCCCACCACAGGCACCGGTGCTGCACCACCCTGGTTATGGGAGAGCACATGGGAGTCGGCCTGGGTCGGGTGATAAGGGGGcgacggggttggggttgcagAGTGTGCCTGTCTCCTGA
- the CBF5 gene encoding centromere/microtubule-binding protein cbf5 (EggNog:ENOG503NVVD; COG:J), with amino-acid sequence MSVSKDVIMPSSAPAPPVNDNELPLLLKGYNDMLVRTNHWTPIPYGCAPHKRDIKSYISSGVINLDKPSNPSSHEVVAWLKRMLRVEKTGHSGTLDPKVTGCLIVCVDRATRLVKAQQGAGKEYVCVIRLHDKVPGGEAAFAQALETLTGALFQRPPLISAVKRQLRIRTIHESKLIEFDNDRHLGVFWVSCEAGTYIRTLCVHLGLLLGVGAHMQELRRVRSGVMSEDDGKLVTLHDVLDAQWAYDNGGDETLLRKVIHPLETLLCTYKRLVVKDTAVNAICYGAKLTLPGLLRYSKDIDVHEEVVLITTKGEAIAIGIAQMSTVEMSTCDHGVVAKVKRCIMERDLYPRRWGLGPTAIEKKKLKSDGKLDKYGRANENTPAAWKASYQDYSESQQGAEAAAQEAAAPPTPVKAAEPAAVPAASSPVREEKEKKRKSKHEGETAEEKAERKKAKKEKKEKKSKKDAEDSE; translated from the exons ATGTCCGTCTCCAAGGATGTCATCATGCCCTCGTCGGCTCCCGCTCCCCCTGTGAACGACAATgagcttcccctccttctgaAGGGCTACAACGACATGCTCGTCCGCACCAACCATTGGACTCCCATCCCCTATGGTTGTGCCCCCCACAAGCGTGATATCAAGTCCTACATCTCCAGCGGTGTCATCAACCTTGACAAGCCTTccaacccttcctcccaCGAGGTTGTCGCCTGGCTCAAGCGCATGCTTCG CGTTGAGAAGACTGGTCACTCTGGTACCCTTGATCCCAAGGTCACTGGCTGCTTGA TTGTCTGCGTTGATCGCGCTACTCGTCTCGTCAAGGCCCAGCAGGGCGCTGGTAAGGAGTACGTTTGCGTGATCCGTCTCCACGACAAGGTCCCTGGTGGCGAGGCTGCCTTCGCTCAGGCCCTCGAGACCCTCACTGGTGCTCTTTTCCAGCGGCCCCCTCTTATTTCGGCCGTCAAGCGTCAGCTCCGTATCCGTACCATTCACGAGAGCAAGCTCATTGAGTTCGACAATGACCGCCACCTTGGTGTCTTCTGGGTGTCTTGCGAGGCCGGCACCTACATCCGTACTCTCTGCGTTCACCTTGGTCTTCTCCTCGGTGTTGGCGCTCACATGCAGGAGCTTCGCCGTGTCCGCTCCGGTGTCATGTCTGAGGACGATGGCAAGCTTGTCACGCTTCACGATGTTCTCGATGCCCAGTGGGCCTACGACAACGGCGGTGACGAAACCCTCCTTCGCAAGGTCATCCACCCCCTGGAGACTCTCTTGTGCACTTACAAGCGTCTCGTTGTTAAGGATACCGCTGTCAACGCCATCTGCTACGGTGCCAAGCTCACGTTGCCCGGTCTATTGAGATACTCCAAGGACATTGATGTGcacgaggaggttgttctcatcaccaccaagggtGAGGCTATTGCTATTGGTATTGCGCAGATGAGCACTGTCGAGATGTCGACCTGCGACCACGGCGTCGTCGCCAAGGTCAAGCGCTGCATCATGGAGCGCGACCTTTATCCCCGCCGCTGGGGTCTCGGCCCTACTGCcattgagaagaagaagttgaagtCCGATGGCAAGCTTGACAAGTATGGCCGCGCCAATGAGaacacccccgccgcctgGAAGGCCAGCTACCAGGATTACTCTGAGTCCCAGCAGGGCGCTGAGGCTGCCGcccaggaggctgctgcccctcccacccctgtCAAGGCTGCTGAGCCCGCTGCCGTTCCCGCCGCTTCCTCTCCTGttagggaggagaaggaaaagaagcgcAAGAGCAAGCACGAGGGCGAGACCGCCGAAGAGAAGGCGGAGcgcaagaaggccaagaaggaaaagaaggagaagaagtccaagaaggATGCTGAGGATAGCGAGTAA
- a CDS encoding hypothetical protein (CAZy:GH43; COG:G; EggNog:ENOG503P1F3), whose product MLPTLVTLLLLLLLLHLSLLPLVTATASPLLNRDFPDPSILHDSSGTYYAFATSLLTGPSPKNIQVASAPSPLGPWTYLDIDPLPNPGSWTSGPGSLTWAPSVVRLSDNSYVMYYSGQLSGNNSAYHCIGAAKSTSSVTGPYTPLSQPIACPISQGGAIDPAGFLDPLTGKRYLVYKVDGNSLGNGGSCGNSVAPQVPTPIVLQPVADDGITFVGERVTILDRTEEDGPLVEAPDLWFDWGTGTYVLFYSNHCWSEEGYSVNYATSGEVTGVYKRASKGSLVATGDGLGVVARGGRERGQEGGWGRWGEQDEYCFSWELWGGEVFVRG is encoded by the exons ATGCTCCCCACGCTCgttaccctcctcctcctcctcctcctcctccacctctcgcttctccccctcgtcaCCGCGACCGCATCCCCGTTATTAAACCGTGATTTTCCC gacccctccatcctccacgACTCCTCAGGAACCTACTATGCCttcgccacctccctcctcaccggcccctccccaaaaaacaTCCAAGTTGCCTCCGCCCCTTCCCCGTTGGGACCGTGGACCTACCTCGACatcgaccccctccccaacccggGCTCCTGGACCTCCGGCCCCGGCTCTTTGACCTGGGCCCCCTCGGTGGTCCGGCTATCAGACAACTCCTACGTGATGTACTACTCTGGCCAGCTCTCCGGCAACAACAGCGCATATCACTGCATCGGCGCCGCCAAgtcaacctcctccgtcacAGGTCCGTACACACCCCTATCCCAGCCAATCGCTTGTCCCATTTCCCAAGGCGGGGCGATCGACCCGGCCGGGTTCCTGGACCCCCTGACAGGGAAACGGTATCTGGTCTACAAGGTTGATGGGAACTCCCTCGGGAATGGGGGTTCGTGTGGGAACAGTGTTGCTCCTCAGGTTCCGACCCCGATAGTACTGCAGCCGGTGGCGGATGATGGGATCACTTTcgttggggagagggtcaCGATACTGGATcggacggaggaggatgggccGTTGGTGGAGGCGCCGGATTTGTGGTTTGActgggggacggggacgTATGTGCTTTTTTATAGTAATCATTGTTGGAGCGAGGAGGGGTACTCGGTGAATTATGCCACGAGCGGGGAGGTAACGGGGGTGTACAAGAGGGCGAGTAAGGGGAGTTTGGTTGCTAcgggggatgggttgggggttgtcgCGCGCGGGGGGCGCGAGCGCGGTCaggagggtggatggggacGGTGGGGGGAACAGGACGAGTATTGTTTTTCATGGGAActgtggggaggggaggtgtttGTTCGGGGTTGA
- a CDS encoding hypothetical protein (EggNog:ENOG503P54U; COG:S) yields MLLLPVVLLIPQLVSALQVTPNSPCASKCLDSDDLDASDPNSSHTRNSDVVCEDNKFSSAKGQKWQTCMSCLETSTFSQGGESDTMWFLYNLRYAAAFCVFGYPNGTSIGLDVCTTTKACGPLRDGVEHGLLDQKNMTAYSYCKAGAGGANDLSHYEGCLSCVAPHGSTDYLTNYFKAMEAGCAQQPAPGVPLGLNETVFSNNRITLVDPSAPKDDGDSAPVVGTTTIIGIVAGVVVLLLVSGGFAFVCLRKRKNKTRRASAEADFYSNFGVGGHGHRPKSSISFQCQTHMMSPRFWPGAEEGISPATEQSPTDTQLQRSSIYKPPMGGIDAVSSYPTKENRYSVQQKQQDDSIATAPHKMGMPLHQITTALPPASPPQVYTASSEKVYYSPSDFKSPLSADSVRSTAALLPAIKPYIPAEYGVVGQAQPYPQPQVPSPAPTVTSFGQSPTSAVSAPGTGMTPLLRGNPWSAALEKPQRPVINVPPPPPQQKKGRESVMMVGLGIDAGAVPPKRKGTPTPTGSPVESVEIKTAFKAPPRR; encoded by the exons ATGCTTCTCCTACCGGTTGTTCTCCTTATCCCACAGCTTGTGTCGGCCCTCCAAGTAACACCAAACTCGCCATGCGCCTCGAAATGCCTAGACTCAGACGACCTCGATGCCTCAGATCCCAATTCGTCACACACAAGAAATTCAGATGTTGTTTGCGAGGACAACAAGTTCTCGTCGGCAAAGGGACAAAAGTGGCAGACATGCATGTCATGTCTAGAGACGAGCACCTTTTCGCAAGGGGGGGAGAGCGACACCATGTGGTTCTTGT ATAACCTTCGATATGCTGCTGCATTCTGCGTTTTTGGGTATCCCAATGGGACAAGTATCGGGCTAGATGTTTGCACCACAACCAAGGCCTGTGGACCATTACGAGACGGCGTCGAGCACGGTCTTCTCGACCAAAAGAACATGACGGCGTACTCATACTGCAAAGCCGGCGCAGGAGGTGCCAACGACCTTTCCCATTATGAAGGCTGCTTGTCTTGTGTTGCCCCCCATGGCTCGACAGACTACCTGACCAACTACTTCAAGGCGATGGAGGCCGGATGTGCCCAGCAACCGGCACCGGGTGTGCCTCTTGGCCTCAACGAGACTGTGTTCTCTAACAACCGAATCACCCTTGTCGATCCATCAGCACCCAAGGACGATGGCGACAGCGCGCCGGTCGTTggcacaaccaccatcattgGTATCGTGGCTGGAGTGGTAGTGTTGCTTCTAGTTAGCGGAGGATTCGCTTTCGTCTGCCTTCGCAAGAGGAAGAACAAGACCAGACGTGCCAGCGCCGAAGCCGACTTTTACAGCAACTTTGGTGTCGGCGGTCATGGCCACCGTCCCAAGTCATCTATCTCCTTCCAATGCCAGACACACATGATGTCCCCTCGCTTCTGGCCCGGAGCGGAAGAGGGCATCTCCCCTGCCACCGAGCAGAGCCCAACGGACACCCAACTCCAGAGGTCATCTATCTACAAGCCCCCCATGGGCGGCATCGACGCCGTCTCTTCCTACCCCACCAAAGAAAACCGTTACAGTGTGcaacagaaacaacaagACGATTCCATCGCCACCGCTCCCCACAAGATGGGcatgcccctccaccaaatcaccaccgcccttccccccgcctctcctccccaggtGTACACGGCCTCCTCCGAAAAAGTCTACTACTCCCCCTCGGACTTCAAGTCCCCCCTATCAGCCGACTCGGTCCGCAGCACCGCTGCTCTTTTACCGGCTATCAAACCCTACATCCCAGCTGAATACGGCGTCGTTGGTCAAGCGCAGCCctacccccaacctcaagtTCCCAGCCCAGCTCCCACCGTCACATCTTTTGGTCAAAGCCCAACGTCTGCCGTGTCAGCTCCAGGAACGGGGATGACGCCGCTGTTGAGGGGCAACCCTTGGTCCGCCGCTCTAGAGAAGCCCCAGCGTCCAGTTATTAATGtaccgccgcctccgccgcagcagaagaaggggagggagagcgtgatgatggttgggttggggattgaTGCCGGGGCGGTGCCGCccaagaggaaggggacgccgacgccgacggGGAGTCCGGTGGAGAGTGTGGAGATCAAGACTGCTTTTAAggcgccgccgaggaggtga
- a CDS encoding hypothetical protein (COG:S; EggNog:ENOG503P0RA), with protein sequence MADEEKERAEKLAAAKKRVEAMKKKAKKTGKKTKDTGDEKDTATDTPATGTPEPTADAVAPPPPPPPAEEEEAVDSAGSPTLSAPPSSLAQASKARSTSFRQGSISLGSGAGGAGGLGPLSPGLGGEGGETAMDIYRKQQAKIEELEKEKGRWEKEAKELERKLGRVEGELEDLREAEGGKNDDGEVEKLKNEIEGLKRQNQQLMAQRKGHGGGGGSISVASPPPAAELERARETIQTMELEMGRLRAQVERLSAGGGENEQVAALEEKLGRAERAAGLAQREVGDLKVALERVSEKVVKEGSARSSAETKASQLEKEAKEVREEKEGLVKKVEGLEKKVVTLTTLHKEHDARMQGLKREKEKLEKELGEVQGQLEKVEAENLKLRKKDAQEGGGDDEGVDELIDEERARLERRIRELEGENADLRRGIWHEKRKEMQVGPEGETYENVDLGGGTGTGTGARAGGWVWAVD encoded by the exons aTGGCCGACGAAGAAAAGGAACGAGCTGAGAAGCTCGCcgcggccaagaagagg GTCGAGGcaatgaagaagaaggccaaaaagACGGGCAAGAAAACAAAGGACACTGGCGACGAGAAAGACACCGCGACTGATACCCCCGCGACTGGGACCCCCGAGCCAACCGCCGATGCtgttgctcctcctcctcctcctcctcccgcggaagaagaggaagctgTTGACAGCGCTGGCTCCCCGACCTTAAGCGCACCACCGTCGTCACTTGCCCAGGCGTCCAAGGCTCGCTCGACGAGTTTCCGACAGGGGTCGATTTCCCTGGGAAGTGGTgcgggtggtgctggggggtTAGGGCCTCTCAGCcctgggttggggggggaaggtggggaGACGGCGATGGATATCTACCGGaagcaacaagcaaaaaTTGAGGAActggaaaaggaaaaggggaggtgggagaaggaagccaaagagttggagaggaagttggggagggtggagggtgagcttgaggatttgagggaggctgagggggggaagaatgatgatggggaggtggaaaagctcaAGAATGAAATCGAGGGTTTGAAGAGGCAGAATCAGCAGCTCATGGCGCAGAGGAAGGGgcatgggggtgggggtgggagtaTTTCTGTTGCGAGCCCGCCACCagctgctgagctggagcGGGCGAGGGAGACGATTCAGACgatggagctggagatgggacGGTTGAGGGCgcaggtggagaggttgagcgcggggggtggggagaaCGAGCAGGTGGCtgcgttggaggagaagctgggtagggcggagagggcggcggggttggcgcagagggaggtgggggatttgAAGGTTGCGCTCGAGAGGGTGAGTGAGAAGGTTGTCAAGGAGGGTTCGGCTAGGTCGTCGGCTGAGACGAAGGCGAGccagttggagaaggaggccaaggaggtgagggaagagaaggaggggttggtgaagaaggtggaggggttggagaagaaggttgttACGCTTACTACGTTGCATAAGGAGCACGATGCACGGATGcaggggttgaagagggagaaggagaaatTGGAGAAGGAATTAGGGGAGGTTCAGGGGCaattggagaaggtggaggcggagaatTTGAAGCTGAGGAAAAAGGACGCgcaggaggggggaggggatgatgagggtgttgatgagcTGATTGATGAGGAGAGAGCCCGATTAGAAAGGAGGATCAGGGAactggagggggagaatgcggatttgaggagggggatttggcatgagaagaggaaggagatgcaGGTTGGGCCTGAGGGGGAGACGTATGAGAATGTTGacttggggggggggaccGGGACCGGGACAGGGGCACGggcaggggggtgggtttgggcaGTTGATTAG